In Channa argus isolate prfri chromosome 15, Channa argus male v1.0, whole genome shotgun sequence, the DNA window ATACAcgacaaacaaaaaagagcagCAATAACCCAAAAAGTATGGAGCTTCTTCCCTCATTTTCAGTCTTCGAGTGCGCATATGCCACGGACTGAGTACGGGGATAATACCATTGTGTTGCTTTGGTTGGTTGAGTTTAACTGAAGTGTTAGGGGAGCAGCAGCTACAGACCACTGCATGTCCGACTGTACAATGATCATCAAatctcaaaaaataaataaataaaatacaacagggAAACCTCAACCAAACCACAAAACGTGGCAActgaaacaacatttcaaagaGAAAGATGCATgtcctatgtttttttttctttccgaGCAAAAGGCTGGAGTGAAACAATAACGAGGGAATTCCAGAACTGCCTTTCTGTCGCCGAGTGAACATGCACCGCGATTATTCCAATATGTAGCATGCAACATCTATACCAGAACACAGAGAAGCCATAACAAACTGGAGCTACTTGGTTTTACATTAGTGTTTTACAGCCGGCTCCATAAACGTGAATATTTCAGCTGCCATAAAACTTTCCCTCCCCTTGAACAACGAGTGGGGAAGGAAGACTCAACAGAGTAAAGTACACCGTTTATACAACCCGACCACTTAAAATCAAATTACCAAAGCATAAAAGCTAACTTATGGGCTCGGTCTGAGTTGTCATAAGGCTAGGAATTAGAGCAAAAGAGCCGCAGATCGGACTTCAAAAGGTACCTCAGAGGAGTGGTGTAATAAAAATTTATGGAGGGTGTAATTATATTGGCCCTGCAAACAGACGATCGTAAATCTTGACCCAAGGGCTACTCTTTCACTTCTAACAGAAAACAGGCAAAGGAAGCCATAGATTTTGACGGTGGACACCTAGCTGACTGCATGGGTTTAAACTGCAGGCACAAAGGCGCAgcacgagagagagagagagaaagaagtttGCATGCAGCTCTTACCaatgtttacatggactttcTTCATCCAGGGGTAGACAACGGGGTCCTTGCGAGTGCTCGCGGGGGAAGAAGTGCTTTGGCTATGTGGCGTTTGACCGCAAGGCGGTGGTGGAGGTGGGCTGGGTGTCACCGACTCACAGCGGTGACTCTGCTCCGGGACGGGGGTGGTCTGCAGTCCGGACGGGTGGAGGACGTGACCCCTTGGAGACATTACCACCGAGGCGGGCTGCCCTGTGCGCTGGCACGGCGTATAAGGCGGCTCAGCCCGTTGCTGGTGGTGGTTCTGGTGGTGTGGGTGATGTTGTTGGTGGTATAGAGAGTCCGGCTGAAAGCCAGCAGTCTCCTGCCTCTGAGAGCTGTAATAATCCGGAGAGTGGCTGGGCAGATAGTCGCTCTGTGAGTATTCCTCGCACGGTGGGAACTTCGGGTCCACATAGTTGGAGTTTATCAAATAGGAGCTCATGGCCATTAATTTCAGTCTTTTTGTGGAATTGAACCTACTCGAAAAATATATAACTAAAATTTATATCTCATCCCTTTACTCTTCGGTTATTCCTGTTCAGTTAAACCCTCCTACTTTTCTGTCAagtgaagaaagttaagaagcCACGTGACGACAACTGGCCAATGGCGCGCCCCCGGGACAAACCCCGGATAAGGAAATTGAAGCATACACGGAGCCCCCGCACACGCATAATCATATGGCCTCGATTTGTGGGCATTCACAGTATTACAATACCCGCCCCCCGCCATTTATGCCCCTCttactgtgtgttgtgtgttttgctcCACTACATGACGCACGCCATCCGAAGCAGGCAGAGAATCACCACAATAACAAAATGCGTTTGACACCAATAAAACACAGCAAGTCCTGGCTGAGGTGGACATATAGCACCAACAGAGTACAGTAGAGATCACAGTCAGCTCTTATTGCAAACGAACCCTTTCCCCTAATAGTCGTCTAGCTGGAACCTCAAATggaacatgtaaaaaaaaaaaaaaaaaaaaagaagcagcagaagcagaacGCTTGGGGGGATTTAAAGTGGCGCCGGCACCACCCTCTGTGTATAtatttgggtgtgtgtgggtaCATACTtgccaaagttttttttttcttctgttctttttaCGGACAATAAGAGGATTGGAAGAGTGACCTGGTCGGCTGCTGCGCCGCCacccagcagcaggagcagcagtaCCGTGTCAGAGATAAATCTAGCTTGTTTAGGATCGATAGAAAATTCATCAACTAATTCAGGTTACACGGCCTCCTAAATCACCAGTAGACCTTTGCATTAAGAACAAGTcctgcatatatatatatttatatattttaacaacAGGCAGCCATTCTACATTTAACCCCACTTGCATGGTAATTCAGACTCAGCCAGGATTTATTTCCATGCACATTCTGATATAACATCGCAGCCATTTACTATTCAACCAGTTTTGTCCTTCGCTATGCACTGATTAACAGTGACATGGGGTTTTTCCCCAAAGAATTTATTTTCCAACTGGGAAAATAATAAGTCtgctcacatttttttttatttatacaagaAAACACCAGCATTCCACCAAACATCGTTTAAGTAAACTCCTTCTAATATTAGTAAATCTGTTCGGTTTCATCAGCGTCCATCAACAACACAAGACACAAATAATATAACATGTACTGCAAATCACAGATCCTTTTAAAATTTAGAATACAATAGAATAGAATGGTATCAAAGGAAGACAGGTGTGCAATTTCTGGGGTCTTATCAGGACTAAATTGTGTGCGCAAACAAAGACCCAAAAGAAAGATGATCGAGATATCCAAGTCCTGAGATTCGAGAAAATTGACCGTCTCTAAATCGAAACCTAACCTCTTCCCCCcgccccccgcccccccccctaGCAccagtacatacacacacccacacactcacacacacacacaagacccCCAATACTCCTTCTCTGAACAGTAAAGGCCAGGGCATCATTTTTCAACgagacaaacaataaataacaaaacgTCCAGCTCGACCCGGAGTTGCCTTTTCAAACTGTGAAGCGGGTTGATGAtcgaaaaaaataaatgtacataaccTGCATTGGGGTTTCTTCACTTTAGGGGAGATGACACACGTTgggtcttaaaaaaaaataaacagacacGTTTATATTTAGTAGCTTCATAAAGAAAATCCAAATCAAATTTTTCGTCTTATTTTCTACTTTAATAAGCTATAAACGAACATAAAACACGGAGTTAATAAAGGCGCTCCAACTCAATAACAGCAACTACAGGCCTTTGCGACTTGAGTCGGATCCATCGCTGCCGTCGTGTATAAATCCACTATATACTCCCCTAGAAGCGaatttgtgattgttttaatgatttttacaCAAATCCGGATCTACAGGGTAGATATAGAAGACAGTGGCTCTCTGGAGGCACAAGTTTACACCGTTGATAGACTTTTATTGCTTTCATAAACTCACTGTCGCAGCCACACCAGAATGATTTCATCCATCTGTACTGTCTCTGATCCCTGACCTTCCCAGTGCTGGTGGGGGTGTGGGAAATTAAGTTATGGAGTTCTAACACTTCCTGTAAGTCAAAGGCGATGATTAAATAGTTAATtcgtaaaataaaacaagaaggtaaaataaaagaaatacgTTGGGAGTTTAggtttcattttagaaaatattggAGGCGTATGGGAAGAATAGGTTGGCTCGATGCAGCTTTACACACCCATTAAAATGGAGTTTTTACTTCcaggtgtaaatgtgaaacAGTAAATTcttactgtgaaaataaaagccTATCATACATTATAAATAACCTcgttaaacatatttaattagagcaaattattttatttatgttgccAAATATgtatatcattattattattgttgttttgttttaaattggaaCATCAAGACTCTACGATCTTCGCATCATttctttaatgtatttatttaatcaacGTGAATATATCTATAGTCCATTTAGTTCGTCACTTTTGACTTTGAATCgaacattttgtttaaacttaaaacCCACGTGCAGCTTTCCATTCGCGTAATAGCCTGCCCACTAAATTATAAAGATCAAAAAAGCTTGGCATCTTTAAGCGTGGACCGTTCTAACAGAATGAACACaatttaatgaaagaaaagacaaatcgCTTGGCACGGGGAAACACTGCTCTATCAGAAATAGTTCTGAATGATGTGACTGAAGGATGGATGGagcaatgaataaatgaatccaTGTCCTTTCACTATAGTAAATGAaatgctctttctttttttctaaaactgaTTTAACTGAATTAAAAAGTGATCTGAACATCacacatctatctatctatctatctatctatctatctatctatctatctatctatctatctatctatctatctatctatctatctatctatctatctatctatctatctaacaACCAGATCTCATATAGccttaaatttgtttacattttaatattcacaATCTGCTAACACTTTGATATGCAATATGACTAGATCatttgaagacaaaaacagcgATGCCAATTAGTTCATAAACGAGAAAGGTGCTGTTCATGATGCATTACATAGGCCTCCATGTTTTTCCTGCTATATTTTCCATGTAATTTCAACCTGCTTCTGTGCCCCCCTCATTGATTTTGTGACATAGACACTCCTTCCCTGCTGCAGGCAATAATGCTGTTCTCCGTTTTCTCATATATCATCAGATTGAACAACAAAAGCAGCGAGCAGTGAGTTCGAATTctgcttctcttctttttctagTGTGCATTATACATATTTCTTCCTTCTTATTTCGTAGTTTTCAGTTCAAATAGGCTTTTCCATTCTATTCCATTTTGTTCTATTATATGTCACTTTGACCTCCCGCTCGGCCGCGGGTCATCTCAGGTATGTATCAAGGTGTGTTGAGTCTGACTGATGCACTTCCCTTCCCTCTGTCAAGTTTGTCATGTGCTATTCTGTTTAATGGGAAGGCAGTTCTTCCGGCTACAGGTAGAGATGTCAATGTGATAGCCTAACTAACTACTCAGACATTTACTCAGACACACTCGAAGGGCTGGAATAATTGGTTTCCATACCATATACATTTAGATATAATGCACATTTGATGcagccaggaaaaaaaacatacttttaagGACATTGAATGCTGCGCTTCACCTAACTTAAATATTTTGGTTAATATTTCTGATttcaaattagacaaaataaaagttttaaaattagattttagcTGATATAAACACTTTGATTTGAATACATTTGAGTCAGCTGTCCCAGAGGTAAAATGAAAGTTGTGTTTCTCTCAGCTGTAACATTTTGATGTAATATCAGGACAAGTTACAGAGGTAGAGACGTTAACAAATCTGGATTTCAACATGTGGCTTTTATTGCGGGTGAATTCTGTTTCcagctcaaacacaaacacactgaaacgGCGAGGAGTTGTGAAATAAAAAGCATGTCAACATGCAGGGAGCGGAAGAGAACAGGGCTAgataaataactttaaacacCCCGATTTATGACCTCTCTATAATCAACAGCCCTCAAACTCAGTTGTTCTTGGCAGAGTCACGGAAAAGTCATCTCTGATTTAACTTCCACTACAAATTGTACTTCAAGTTTTCTCTAAAACGCCTTCATATTAAGGATGGTTGAGGTAAGAATTTACAATTCTGCAGTTTCATAAGGAAAGGGAATATATTGAGATTTATAGTGATGATAAAAAGCAAATAGCGTTTGCTGGAAGAATGAAGACGTGTTAGTTCCGTAGGCTGTAGCATAATATCCCAATATATTGGCCACATAAAGCTTGGTTCTTATATCTGTTTTAAACTTAGCCCAAAACTGGTGCAACGCCAGTGAGAAAACGAAAATGAACTCATGGAAGGGTTAAATGCTCCCATTATCTGCAGCAACCAGACTTGTCAATGCTCTGAAATATTACCGAAGAGAAAAATAGGGACAACGACGAAGATGAGAAATGTGGCTTTGCTCCTTTGtgcagtttgaaaaataaatcaaggtCCATTCCCCTGGTTATTGTCATGCAAACCAACCGACACAGGGGGAAAAATGAAGTGCTGCATGGGCCTATCCCTTCGTTCTGCAAGTATtaatctggaggtgttttttcaGCTATCTATTGTGTGGAAGCGGGAAGCTCGGCTCTGGGTGTGAGAGCAAATTAATTTGATAATGCAGCAGGCGGACCAGCAGTCTGCAGGGTGTCAGGTAAAACTGTGGGATGGAAACAACAGGGAGGGGATAAAGAGCAATCCAAAGCATGACTCCAAAATGGCCAGAGAAATGCAGCTGCACTTTAAAGGCCTATCAATCAAAGAAAAattctatattttaaaaagcgCAGTCCATCGATAGAGTCTATCCTCGTGCACTGCAGTGTGATCGCGTACAAGAACGTGCTTGTCTTTTAATATGACTGTGGAAACGCAATAACGAACATGCATCAAagtgagataaaacaaaaatcttgcAGCTCCTCTCAGTTTCCCCTCATATTCTGACTAGACGCACATTCTAACAGCCTGTGGAAAATTAAACAGTGTCATATTTAAGCGCAGACTGGTTACGTACAGCATTAGCAGAAAATTCGTATAGAACCGCAAACgaggaagagaaacaaatgCTCTGTGTAGATTGGGCTGCATTTAAATTCACTGCCAGCTTATAAGATGATCAAAGAAAGCAATCAACAGAAGAAGATAGACGGCTGAAAGCACTGCTGTTTTTATACAGGCTAATCAACACGCTTCACACACCAGGAAGATTAGACATCAACATCTGGATACTAACTGACATAACCGCAGCACTGCTGGTGCCAAGTCAAATCCATTTGGGAaaacgtcttttttttttttactatatatattttttccacagCACAGCGAATgcatttgttattgtttatattttacctaCTAGCATGGAGACAATCAATTTCTAGCTTTAATATTTGGAAAGAAAATTTGGAAAACTTTATATTTGCTTTTctgattacaaaaaaacaatattggaATAATGTCTTCGAACAGGACAGAATTTAACAGAGTGAAAGTTTCAGCGTGACCTTTGACATTCCACTGACCACGACCTCGCCTTCACCCTCCAATAGTCAGATAGCCATAGGCCTGTATGGTAGGGTGCGCGTGTGTGTGGAAACTACATGGTGAGGTGCACGGGTTGGTGGAAATCGAACACTGATTAAAAACTAAAGCCTGTGCACATCTatctattaatatttaaatgtgtaattataAGTTCGACACACTGACCCCTCCCCCCCCCAGTATGACGCGCACAGCCACCTGAAAGATAtgcattgatgatgtcattaaggGAATCGACTTGGAAACAGCAGGAAGTGGTGGAGGGCGTTTTGCAACACGTggtctccccctccctctcggCATGGACAAAGCACCTGCCATACGCACACACATGGTAGGCAACAAGCAAGAGagctagcacacacacacacacacacacaggcgtacacacacacaaccacaagcAAAAGAGGCAGCTTCTTCTTCTAAAAGGcgatttcttttgttgtgtacTCACTCCTCTGTAGCTCACGGGCCCGTCTCTCCGTTCTGCCAGCGTCGTGACTTTGATTGCAACAAAATGTTCCTTCTGtggttattttttctttttctcgcTCTTCTTGGCACCTCCATCAAAGCAGCTGTGCTCCACACTTTATCCTCTCTGCTCTTCGTAAAATCAAGCATTCCCACTTCGGCATTCACGcctcagctctctctctctctctctctctctccctctgtctctctctcttctttggAAGCCACAGGTTTTTGACCTCGGATTCGTCGTGATGtcctaaaaggaaaaaaaaaagtctctgtcATTTCCGCGGACACCCACGCCAGCGTACACGCACGCTCACGCGCATCGACGCATACCTTCGGATCTCCGGAAAACTATAAACATTCTACGTTTCAATGAACGAAATATCTCGGCATAGTTTGACCCGATTTGCGGGTACAATCCAGGGGAAACAAAGTCACCACTACCGGGCGTGAAAGCGCGACCGAATCGGCGATAAATAACAGCGGAGAACTTCCCTGCACCGGTGGCCGTGTTTCCCCGTGTTGGACTGAATCGAGCGATTTGGGACTGAGGAAGAACGAGCAGGGCTGCTGTCGAGACTGTGGGCTCTTTAAGGCATtaagtgttgtgtgtgtgtgtgcatggactCAAGTTTTCAAATTAATCTGCCAGTTTGGCACACTCTTTGTTTAACAGACGAGGCGTGTCACCCCGCGTCCCCGGTACACATTTTAATATCGGTGAGACGCGCTGACCTCTCGTTCACCCCGAGCAGAGGCAAgcccccctctctttctctctcacctcctccctttctttctgcCCCTTccacctttttttctctctctttctccccccctctctctccctctgtcattTTGTAGTTTTCTCTTCCCCGTCTCTCCCTCTCCGTCATACTAAATTGAGTTGGAGACATTACTTTGAAGAAAAATGGTCAGTGGATTCGGAGGGagggctctctctctctcacacacacacacaaacacgcacagccttttcttttcttccaggATCATTTCTCCTTTGCCTTGTGTTGTATAAATATTAATGACACCACCGTGGACGCTGATATGTGAACCTGCAGCCTAACCACATCATCACTTAGACTCCTCTACATGAATATGTGCTAGAAACAAATGTGTCGTATTCGAGCTTAGTTGCTATAAACAACCATTTCTTTGTACTTAACGAGCTATGAGCCGCGTGGAGACCAGACACTGAGGTATCAGGTGGATTTATATTGATGTTATTCGATTCTCTGCAACGCGGGGATGGATTTTTACCGAGCTCACTGCAGCCATATTGCCACATTTCCGTCTATTCATTCCCCTGCTGTTACTTTCCTTATATTTTCccgtttctctctttctctctctctttatacaGAAAACAGTTATTGCCACTTCCGTTACATTTTATATGGtgttttgtgaataaaacagtttgaGCTACTAACGTTTTATCTATTATAACAACGTATGTAAACAAAGTAATATTCATATGTGACGTTTTAGAAGAGCCATGCACGCGCATATAGCAAAATTCCATTATTAATGTTATATGCTCTTCCGTCAGGCCGACAGGGGCGCGTGAGTCCACAGATGAGTGGGGGGCAGAGCCGTGGGATCCCAGCGTGTTTGCGTCAATATGCGGATGAATTATTTACAGAATGATCATTTTGCCCCCCACCCCTTAACAAGATCAAAGATTTTAGATTTAGCGCCCCCACACACCCCTTcgccacatacacacacacacacacacacacacagacatacacctGGTTGTGGGAACTTTATCTAATGCCCAGTATTGCACGTTGCTAAAAGTAGCGAAATAGTAAGATGAACTTGTGGTACCTACATTTGgggattataataataataataataataataataataataataataataataataataataataataataatcaacgttatacagataaataaataaaagggttTCAGGCTAATTCTTTTAGCTAGGAAAGTAGACATGGGCAGACATTATTTTTGCTCTGGAAAAATCGGATAAGGAGAGCAATCATTTCTGAACAGTGAAGGAGATAAGAGTTTATTTCTGACAGGGTTGTGCTGATAAGGCTGAAGAGAGGAAGAGCTCCACTTTGCTTTGCTGAAATCCCTCTCTAAAATCGCTGGAGTATTATAAATAGCTGTTAGTTCCATGCATAAAAGCGTCACGTTACTACCGCCAATCGTTAGTTCTGCACATTTGAGATCAAACCACAATGTCATATCGTTGTTGGTTTATTTAAGATGTGTTAATAACGAATACTGGGATGCTTAAATTGTAAACAAGCGCTtatgcatttaaatatataaacgtTGTTTCAGGATTACATTATAGTTTCACCTCACAATGAGCTTCTTCAAGACAGGATTTGTTCAATTCTACGAGTCACATAGTTTTTCCAGTAAGAACCGGGCGACTAGTTCATAAACACAGTCTGTGTATAACCAGATGTTGATAATGCTTAAATTGGGTTGAAGTGGTAGCTTCCCACACTTAAaggttattttacaaaaaagaaaaaaaatcattaatatcttttatatatttgttaatttgtgtATATTTCTTTTCCTGCGCCTCGGAAACCCTTGTTCATGGCCAAAACTTAAAACAGAGCAGCAATCTTATTTGAAACAAATGTTAGCCGTGTGCACAGAATGTGCAGCCAAATACCCCCCAGACATTCACCCACCCACCTCCATGTCACCGAATACCTTCCGCCCTCCTAAAACCACCTTCAACCCCTCCGTTTTCTTGTCTTTACCCTTCATCTCTCTCAGTACATTATGGCGAGGagatttgcttttgttgctgtgGATAGAGGGACGGGAAGAGAAGGTCAGGCCTTCACCTCTCCTTTGCCTCCTGCTATCATTTCTCTCATCTGTACCTCCCTACCTCTGCTCCTCtgactccctccctccctccctttgcCTTTGACGTACAGAAATGGTCTGGAGTGGAATGAGTGAGGGGAGGCAAGGGCGGAACTCACGCACTAAGCTGAACTTTTGACCCTTCAACTCCATGAACCTTGTGCTGCAGACTGGCTCGTAGCATGGACACCCGGCTTGGCTGTTCCCGTGATAAGAGCTATGGATTCTCCCTGCTCCTCTACTTCGCCCCCggcagaaagagagaagcaGCGGCCTTATGTCTCTTTAGAGACTGAAGGTTGTCTAGTCTGTGTGCTTCTGGATGAGCCAGCCGTTGCTTACCTTATTTAGGAGATAGCTTGTCCTGTCTCCGGCTAACAAGATTTAAAGT includes these proteins:
- the hoxb4a gene encoding homeobox protein Hox-B4a produces the protein MAMSSYLINSNYVDPKFPPCEEYSQSDYLPSHSPDYYSSQRQETAGFQPDSLYHQQHHPHHQNHHQQRAEPPYTPCQRTGQPASVVMSPRGHVLHPSGLQTTPVPEQSHRCESVTPSPPPPPPCGQTPHSQSTSSPASTRKDPVVYPWMKKVHVNIVNSNYTGGEPKRSRTAYTRQQVLELEKEFHYNRYLTRRRRVEIAHTLCLSERQIKIWFQNRRMKWKKDHKLPNTKVRSGANNGTNSQALTGSQNRSTGPL